A single region of the Apodemus sylvaticus chromosome 7, mApoSyl1.1, whole genome shotgun sequence genome encodes:
- the LOC127689980 gene encoding olfactory receptor 1537-like, whose protein sequence is MVDMAAGNHCTVTEFFLAGLSEKPELQLPLFVLFTVIYLFTVAGNLGMIIVIGLSSYLHTPMYYFLSSLSFIDLCQSTVVTPKMLTSFLTEKNLITYTECLSQLYFAISFGTAECYTLAAMAYDRYVAIGNPLLYNVTMSYQIYCSLISGVYMYSLFCASVNTGFMFRIQFCKLDVINHYFCDLLPLLNLACSNTYMNEMLILFFGTLNICVPMLTVITSYVFIIASILRIRSTEGRSKAFRTCSSHISAVAIFYGSVAFMYLQPSSVNSMDQGKVSSVFYTTVVPMLNPLIYSLRNKDVSVALKKILERKEFM, encoded by the coding sequence ATGGTGGACATGGCAGCAGGAAACCACTGCACAGTGACTGAGTTCTTCTTGGCTGGGCTCTCAGAGAAGCCAGAACTCCAGCTGCCCCTATTTGTCCTCTTCACAGTCATCTATCTGTTCACTGTGGCAGGGAACCTGGGCATGATTATAGTGATTGGGCTCAGTTCAtacctgcacacacccatgtactatTTCCTCAGCAGTCTGTCCTTCATTGACTTATGTCAATCCACAGTTGTAACCCCTAAAATGCTGACTAGCTTTCTGACAGAGAAGAATCTCATCACCTACACTGAATGCTTGTCTCAGCTCTACTTTGCCATCAGTTTTGGAACTGCAGAGTGTTACACATTAGCTGCAATGGCATATGACCGCTATGTTGCCATTGGAAACCCATTGCTTTACAATGTAACCATGTCCTATCAGATTTACTGTTCTTTGATTTCAGGGGTATATATGTATTCTCTATTCTGTGCATCAGTAAACACGGGCTTCATGTTTAGGATTCAGTTCTGTAAATTAGATGTGATCAATCACTATTTCTGTGATCTTCTTCCCCTCTTGAATCTTGCATGCTCTAATACCTATATGAATGAAATGTTGATTCTATTTTTTGGCACACTGAATATTTGTGTCCCAATGCTGACTGTTATTACTTCCTATGTCTTCATCATTGCCAGCATCCTCCGTATTCGATCCACAGAAGGCAGGTCCAAAGCCTTCAGAACTTGCAGTTCCCACATCTCTGCTGTTGCTATCTTCTATGGTTCTGTTGCATTCATGTACTTACAGCCATCATCAGTGAATTCGATGGACCAAGGGAAAGTGTCCTCTGTGTTTTACACTACTGTTGTACCCATGTTGAACCCCTtgatctacagcctgaggaataaGGATGTCAGTGTTGCACTGAAGAAGATActtgaaagaaaagaatttatgtAA